The genomic window TATCGCAAGGCAGCAACGTCTCATGACTATTGTCTCATATCATGATGTTGACCGTACGCCCCCGGAATCGGATTTGCGGGGTATCGTGGATCAGGCCAAAGAAAAAGGGGCCGATGTCGTCAAAATTGCGGTAAAAGCAAATTCATTGGACGATGTGCAAAAACTCATGTTATTTACGCTGCAAAATAAGGATCGAAATGTGATTATCCTGGCCATGGGACGTGTCGGAGCCATTTCCCGCCTGATATTTCCCCTGGCAGGTTCATTGCTGACCTTCGGCTATGTTTCCAGACCTTCCGCCTCCGGTCAGATTCCCCTGGATCTGCTTCAGGAAGATTTAAAGCGGTATTATGGGGACAGGCACTGACGGCCTCATGGACCCGTTCGAATCCGTTTTGGCCCCTCCTGCCGAACTGAAATCTTCAATAACGATTGGACCTTGACTTCTACAACCCTCGACAGGCGCCTGCATCACGCAGAAACCGTAGCTGTTGTGGGGAAAAATTATCGTATGTTCCCAACCTGTCGCCGGAATCAAAAAATAAGGTGCAGGCGATCATTTTTAAACCAATTAATGAGTCCATTTTTAAACTGCCACAGGGTTGATACATTTTCATGCCGCCGCTAGAATGAAGCCTCATTTGCGTGAAGAGCGGAGAGACCATCAACGAGCCGGAAGGCTCTATGCAGCAAAAAAGCGGGGCTCATCCCTTATGTGGGAGGAAAAGAGCTTTAAGTTTCTTCTTCCGGATGGACTCCTTAAATTTCTTATCTGCCCCATCCATAAATTAAATAATTCGCGGCTTCACGATCGTATGCTTCAGATATCACATCTTTTTTTCGGATATGCCTTGTAATATGAGAACAATGTATTGGAAATTTCATTCAGCCAAAAAAGTTAAGTTTTTACGCCGAGCCGTAACGGGGCTTTTGTGCAAAAGATTCGTTTATGCTTGAAAAACGGATAACGACGGCCGTTGTCAATGGTATTGACATAGGACCAAATGGATGGGTATGATTCAAAAAAATTACTGCATACAAGGATGGTTAGTTATATCAATCCGGAAACGGGGTGGTTTTTTCAAGTTAAGGCAAGTCGAATATTTTAACCACAGGAATTTATGGCGTATTTTGAGGGTTAAAATTTGAGGCGGACCTTTGGCAGGCGTTTAATTCAACAGGTCAAGCGCAGAAATTTGAAAAAACAGACATTTCCGTATGGGCACGGTTATGTCCACTCTATTGACTGATTAATGAAAAGCGTGAGATTCATGGGAGGAGCAATGGATTCTTTTTTAAAGAACGAAAACTTGTATAAGGCTCTGGATGAGAAAGTAGGGTTCAGAAATAAGAAGGCGATGGTCTATGAAAGCATCAAACAGAAAATCATCGAAGTAGCCCTTCCACCAGGCCTTCCCATCAATGAATCAGCTCTGGCCCGTATGTTGAATGTCAGCAAAACGCCGGTGCGGGAGGCAGTCCAGCAGCTGGAAAGAGAAAATCTGGTTGAAAACATTTCTGGTCGCGGATCTTATGTCACCCCTGTCTCGTTTGAATATATTCATGATATTTTTGAGATGAGGGAAGTCCTTGAATGCGGCGCTGCCAAGCGCGCCGTTCTGGTGGTGGATGGAGAGGAAATCCAATCCCGGATGGCCATGATGGAACAGTCGGAACCGTCCCTGCCGGATACGAGCCAGTCCGAAGGGGAAAACGCGGAAGACATCCATACGTA from Desulfobacterales bacterium includes these protein-coding regions:
- the aroD gene encoding type I 3-dehydroquinate dehydratase, whose translation is MMRLEPATLGGRPQIAVSVSDAEPNEVVHSRGIDVLEIRVDQFENQDLDYILGSICSRRKTGILLLLTVRNDPAEGGCAGIDDVKKLRIFKAAASLVDAVDIELRSPLLPEVINIARQQRLMTIVSYHDVDRTPPESDLRGIVDQAKEKGADVVKIAVKANSLDDVQKLMLFTLQNKDRNVIILAMGRVGAISRLIFPLAGSLLTFGYVSRPSASGQIPLDLLQEDLKRYYGDRH
- a CDS encoding GntR family transcriptional regulator, translated to MDSFLKNENLYKALDEKVGFRNKKAMVYESIKQKIIEVALPPGLPINESALARMLNVSKTPVREAVQQLERENLVENISGRGSYVTPVSFEYIHDIFEMREVLECGAAKRAVLVVDGEEIQSRMAMMEQSEPSLPDTSQSEGENAEDIHTYIVRMLRNKGLMMAYSRVLDHIARIRNFFADRIIANRFDKIRAEHMEIYKALLARDPDRAERVVQEHLRNAASYIKNVVRL